From Novosphingobium decolorationis, one genomic window encodes:
- a CDS encoding Rossmann fold domain-containing protein, translated as MGELLYVGPLAEDPLEASSDFHARVLPGVELTLGGGADPLTLVFEPAGADHRAWRLATVQGLARRYAPSRVNAVETDSTEALAATRQWLEGVKAITGQLFALDGNGAMSMV; from the coding sequence ATGGGCGAGCTGCTCTATGTCGGCCCGCTGGCCGAGGATCCGCTTGAGGCGTCGAGCGATTTTCACGCGCGCGTCCTGCCCGGCGTCGAGCTGACACTGGGCGGCGGCGCGGACCCGCTGACTCTGGTGTTCGAACCTGCGGGCGCGGACCACCGGGCCTGGCGGCTCGCCACCGTGCAGGGGCTGGCCCGCCGCTATGCCCCTTCGCGGGTCAATGCGGTGGAGACCGACAGCACAGAAGCGCTGGCCGCTACAAGGCAGTGGCTAGAGGGGGTAAAGGCCATAACCGGCCAGCTGTTCGCTCTTGATGGTAATGGTGCCATGTCAATGGTATGA
- the thrC gene encoding threonine synthase: MDYISTRGSAPALDFEGATLAGLASDGGLYVPREWPRFSKDEIAGMAGLSYAELAARVMAPFVGQSLTYERLLELTTEAYGRFAHKAVTPLKQLDEQHWVLELFHGPTLAFKDVALQLLGLFFEEFLSRSDRNLTIVGATSGDTGSAAIDAVAGRAKVDIFMLHPHGRVSDVQRRQMTTVLAPNVHNIAIDGSFDDAQAMVKRMFNDTAMTDRFAIGAVNSINWARLMAQVVYYFAAALQLGAPEREVAFSVPTGNFGDVFAGYVAAQMGLPVAKLVVATNVNDILHRALSSGDYSQGTVTPTAAPSMDIQVSSNFERLLFDLGGRDGAAMAEQMKGFEATKAMQLSNAQREGAAALFQSARADQDEMAETIRWAWENCGELIDPHTACGLFAARTAGIDAKTPVVTLATAHPAKFPEAVERSTGHRPSLPARVGDLFDREEKCTKLAGEYDAVAEFVAGLAAPKV; the protein is encoded by the coding sequence ATGGACTACATCAGCACCCGCGGCAGCGCACCGGCGCTCGATTTCGAAGGCGCCACGCTGGCTGGCCTCGCCAGCGACGGCGGGCTCTACGTTCCGCGCGAATGGCCGCGTTTCTCCAAGGACGAGATCGCGGGCATGGCCGGTCTCTCCTACGCCGAACTCGCCGCGCGGGTCATGGCGCCGTTCGTCGGCCAGAGCCTGACCTACGAGCGCCTGCTCGAACTCACCACCGAGGCCTATGGCCGATTCGCGCACAAGGCGGTGACACCGCTCAAGCAGCTCGACGAGCAGCACTGGGTGCTCGAACTGTTCCACGGCCCCACGCTCGCCTTCAAGGACGTCGCGCTCCAGCTGCTCGGCCTCTTCTTCGAGGAATTCCTCAGCCGTTCGGACCGCAACCTCACCATCGTGGGCGCGACCTCGGGCGACACCGGCTCGGCCGCGATCGACGCGGTGGCGGGCCGCGCCAAGGTGGACATCTTCATGCTCCACCCGCACGGCCGCGTCTCGGACGTGCAGCGCCGCCAGATGACGACGGTGCTCGCGCCCAACGTCCACAACATCGCCATCGACGGCTCGTTCGACGACGCGCAGGCGATGGTGAAGCGCATGTTCAACGATACCGCGATGACCGACCGCTTCGCGATCGGCGCGGTGAACTCGATCAACTGGGCGCGCCTGATGGCCCAGGTCGTCTACTACTTCGCCGCCGCGCTCCAGCTTGGTGCGCCCGAGCGCGAGGTCGCCTTCTCGGTGCCGACCGGCAACTTCGGCGATGTCTTCGCCGGCTATGTCGCGGCGCAGATGGGCCTGCCCGTTGCCAAGCTGGTGGTGGCCACCAATGTGAACGACATCCTGCACCGCGCGCTCTCGAGCGGCGACTACTCGCAGGGGACCGTGACGCCGACCGCCGCGCCCTCGATGGATATCCAGGTCTCCTCCAACTTCGAGCGCCTGCTGTTCGACCTTGGCGGCCGTGACGGCGCGGCCATGGCCGAGCAGATGAAGGGCTTTGAGGCGACCAAGGCGATGCAGCTTTCGAACGCGCAGCGCGAAGGCGCGGCTGCACTCTTCCAGTCGGCCCGAGCCGACCAGGACGAGATGGCCGAGACGATCCGCTGGGCCTGGGAGAACTGCGGCGAGCTGATCGATCCGCACACCGCCTGTGGCCTCTTTGCCGCGCGCACCGCCGGGATCGACGCGAAGACGCCCGTCGTCACCCTGGCGACCGCGCACCCGGCCAAGTTCCCCGAGGCGGTCGAGCGTTCGACCGGCCACCGGCCGAGCCTGCCCGCGCGCGTGGGTGACCTGTTCGACCGCGAGGAGAAGTGCACGAAGCTGGCGGGCGAATACGACGCCGTGGCCGAATTCGTCGCGGGGCTTGCCGCACCCAAGGTCTGA
- a CDS encoding dihydroneopterin aldolase: MTDSLILEVADFEQDVLTGIYSEETGKPQPLRFTISVALKPAAHYTPDTPLEASKNYMDLKFAASGAIPEGVHFTLIEAVADHVCDTLFLQDARITAVTVKIVKLAIAEAGEKIGITLTRHRR; encoded by the coding sequence ATGACCGATTCGCTTATCCTTGAAGTCGCGGACTTCGAACAGGACGTCCTCACCGGGATCTACTCCGAAGAGACCGGCAAGCCGCAGCCGCTGCGCTTCACGATCTCCGTCGCTCTGAAGCCCGCGGCGCACTACACGCCCGACACCCCGCTCGAGGCGAGCAAGAACTACATGGACCTGAAGTTCGCGGCCTCGGGCGCGATTCCCGAAGGCGTCCACTTCACGCTGATCGAAGCCGTGGCCGACCATGTCTGCGACACGCTGTTCCTGCAGGACGCGCGGATTACCGCGGTCACCGTCAAGATCGTGAAGCTTGCGATTGCCGAGGCGGGCGAGAAGATCGGCATTACCCTGACCCGGCACCGCCGCTAA
- a CDS encoding molybdenum cofactor biosynthesis protein MoaE has protein sequence MSAEPTRSDVRLLTQAFTPGEEVDRFTRAHPAAGGIVSFLGQVREGGGVEALELQHYEPLTLPAMEDLAAQVRGRWALDGLLILHRSGEMAPADPIVLVAAAARHRRDAFAAADFAMDHLKSQSWFWKREKVDGTWRWIEPREEDFEDIARWDSAAAE, from the coding sequence ATGAGTGCAGAGCCGACCCGCAGCGACGTGCGCCTTCTGACGCAGGCTTTCACCCCCGGCGAGGAAGTGGACCGCTTTACCCGCGCCCATCCCGCAGCCGGGGGTATCGTCAGCTTCCTGGGGCAGGTGCGCGAGGGCGGCGGGGTCGAGGCGCTCGAACTCCAGCATTACGAACCGCTCACGCTTCCCGCGATGGAGGACCTGGCTGCCCAGGTGCGCGGGCGCTGGGCGCTCGACGGGCTCCTCATCCTGCACCGCAGCGGCGAGATGGCACCGGCCGATCCCATCGTGCTGGTCGCCGCGGCGGCCCGCCACCGCCGCGATGCCTTTGCCGCGGCGGACTTTGCGATGGATCACCTCAAGAGCCAGTCCTGGTTCTGGAAGCGCGAAAAGGTGGACGGCACCTGGCGCTGGATCGAACCACGCGAGGAAGATTTCGAGGATATCGCGCGCTGGGACAGCGCGGCGGCCGAATAG
- a CDS encoding heme o synthase gives MTTSITPPNPAPARRPAEWRDLIALTKPRVMSLVIFTGLCGLIAAPTRIHPVLAFTAILCIAIGAGGAAALNQWWEADLDAGMKRTAKRPLPQGRLDRTTARDFALVLCSGSVFLMGFAIGWLPAAILAVSIVYYSVIYTIWLKPRTPQNIVIGGGAGAFPPLIGWVAATGEITLMPVVLFAIIFMWTPPHFWALALFVKSDYAKVGIPMMPVVAGEKATRRQILIYSVLLLPLTMVPWWIGGTGLVYGASAFVLSALFLALSVRVGLRTRGEEDTMKPEKQLFAYSVIYLFALFAALVLDRFIVI, from the coding sequence ATGACCACCTCGATTACCCCCCCGAATCCGGCTCCCGCCCGGCGTCCGGCCGAATGGCGTGACCTCATCGCGCTGACCAAGCCGCGCGTGATGAGCCTTGTCATCTTCACCGGCCTGTGCGGCCTCATCGCCGCGCCTACGCGCATCCACCCGGTCCTCGCCTTCACCGCGATCCTGTGCATCGCCATCGGGGCCGGCGGCGCGGCCGCGCTCAACCAGTGGTGGGAAGCCGACCTTGATGCGGGCATGAAGCGCACCGCCAAGCGCCCGCTCCCGCAGGGCCGTCTCGACCGCACCACCGCGCGCGACTTCGCGCTGGTGCTCTGCTCGGGCTCGGTGTTCCTGATGGGCTTTGCGATCGGCTGGCTGCCGGCCGCGATCCTGGCCGTCTCGATCGTCTACTATTCGGTCATCTACACTATCTGGCTGAAGCCCCGCACACCGCAGAACATCGTCATCGGTGGCGGCGCAGGCGCGTTCCCGCCGCTGATCGGCTGGGTTGCGGCCACGGGCGAGATCACGCTCATGCCAGTGGTGCTCTTTGCCATCATCTTCATGTGGACGCCGCCGCACTTCTGGGCGCTCGCGCTCTTCGTGAAGAGCGACTACGCCAAGGTCGGCATCCCGATGATGCCGGTCGTCGCGGGTGAAAAGGCCACGCGCCGCCAGATCCTGATCTACTCGGTGCTGCTCCTGCCGCTCACGATGGTCCCCTGGTGGATCGGCGGTACGGGCCTCGTCTACGGCGCGAGCGCATTCGTGCTGTCCGCGCTGTTCCTCGCGCTCTCGGTCCGGGTCGGCCTGCGCACGCGGGGCGAAGAGGACACGATGAAGCCCGAGAAGCAGCTCTTCGCCTACTCGGTCATCTACCTCTTTGCGCTCTTTGCCGCGCTGGTACTCGACCGGTTCATCGTCATCTGA
- a CDS encoding cytochrome c oxidase assembly protein yields MASLSTPHDATSQAAQTRRRNRKVGLIGLSMALGMLALGFAAVPLYRIFCQVTGYGGTTQRVDGATAEAVQVAARPMSIRFDANVAHDMPWNFKPLQTTHDITVGQRDMALFEATNTSDKPVTGTASFNVEPEQAAKYFNKIQCFCFTQQTLQPGETVKMPVLYYVDPAILGDEDNKDVEQITLSYTFHLNEVQTSPADAKGLDRAGAGS; encoded by the coding sequence ATGGCGAGCCTGTCCACGCCCCACGATGCCACGAGCCAGGCCGCGCAGACGCGCCGCCGCAACCGCAAGGTCGGCCTGATCGGTCTTTCGATGGCGCTGGGCATGCTGGCGCTGGGCTTTGCGGCGGTTCCGCTCTACCGCATCTTCTGCCAGGTGACGGGCTATGGTGGCACCACCCAGCGCGTCGACGGGGCGACGGCTGAGGCTGTCCAGGTTGCCGCGCGGCCCATGTCGATCCGTTTCGACGCCAATGTCGCGCACGACATGCCCTGGAATTTCAAGCCGCTCCAGACCACCCACGACATCACCGTGGGTCAGCGCGACATGGCGCTGTTCGAGGCCACCAACACCTCGGACAAACCCGTGACCGGCACCGCCAGCTTCAACGTGGAGCCCGAACAGGCGGCCAAGTATTTCAACAAGATCCAGTGCTTCTGCTTCACGCAGCAGACACTCCAGCCCGGCGAAACCGTGAAGATGCCGGTGCTCTACTACGTCGATCCGGCGATCCTTGGCGATGAAGACAACAAGGACGTCGAACAGATTACGCTCAGCTACACCTTCCACCTCAACGAAGTTCAGACATCTCCTGCGGATGCAAAGGGTCTGGACCGCGCCGGGGCGGGAAGTTAA
- the moaA gene encoding GTP 3',8-cyclase MoaA: MTSAAPLVDQFQRRITYLRLSVTDRCDLRCSYCMPERMTFLPRKDVLSLEELHELSLGFIARGIRKIRLTGGEPLVRRDMMELVQALGRKIGDGLDELTLTTNATRLAEFADGLAAAGVKRVNVSLDTLDREGFAALARRDSLPQVLEGLQAAREAGLVVKLNTVALKGINEAEIPDIIAWAHGQGFEITLIEVMPLGEVEEDRFDHYLPLLAVREDLEKRWTLQPSEHRTGGPARYFDIAETGGRLGLITPLTQNFCEGCNRIRVTATGQLYACLGGNEQVDLRAALRSDAPDRALQDALDTAMRIKPERHHFAIEEPGAAPALSRHMSMTGG; this comes from the coding sequence ATGACCTCAGCTGCTCCCCTTGTCGACCAGTTCCAGCGCCGGATCACGTACCTGCGCCTTTCGGTTACCGATCGGTGCGATCTGCGCTGCTCCTACTGCATGCCCGAGCGCATGACCTTCCTGCCGCGCAAGGACGTGCTCAGTCTGGAGGAACTGCACGAGCTCTCGCTTGGCTTCATCGCGCGCGGCATCCGCAAGATCCGCCTGACCGGCGGCGAGCCGCTGGTGCGCCGCGACATGATGGAGCTGGTTCAGGCGCTGGGGCGCAAGATCGGCGACGGGCTGGATGAACTGACCCTCACCACCAACGCGACGCGGCTGGCCGAATTTGCCGATGGCCTGGCCGCCGCCGGGGTAAAGCGCGTCAACGTCTCGCTCGACACGCTCGACCGGGAGGGGTTTGCCGCTCTTGCGCGCCGCGATTCGCTGCCGCAGGTCCTTGAAGGGCTTCAGGCCGCGCGCGAGGCGGGGCTTGTCGTCAAGCTCAACACGGTCGCCCTGAAGGGCATCAACGAGGCCGAGATTCCCGACATCATCGCCTGGGCGCACGGGCAGGGCTTCGAGATCACGCTGATCGAGGTCATGCCGCTGGGCGAGGTGGAGGAAGACCGCTTCGACCACTACCTGCCGCTCCTGGCCGTGCGCGAGGACCTGGAAAAGCGCTGGACGCTCCAGCCCAGCGAGCACCGCACGGGCGGTCCGGCGCGGTACTTCGACATTGCCGAGACCGGCGGACGCCTGGGGCTCATCACCCCGCTCACCCAGAATTTCTGCGAGGGCTGCAACCGCATCCGCGTGACGGCGACGGGCCAGCTTTATGCCTGTCTTGGCGGGAACGAACAGGTGGACCTGCGCGCCGCGCTGCGCTCCGACGCGCCCGACCGGGCGCTTCAGGACGCGCTCGACACCGCCATGCGCATCAAGCCAGAACGCCATCACTTCGCCATCGAGGAACCGGGCGCCGCGCCAGCGCTTTCCCGTCACATGTCGATGACCGGAGGATAA
- a CDS encoding SURF1 family cytochrome oxidase biogenesis protein produces MRSIPIVSTLVVLLAVGVMIALGLWQLERREEKAQLLAHYAGAAGLTQEIAWPRQGPGAQLLYRRAHLTCTAVTATSAVAGRNRNDETGFARTATCALAGGGEARVVLGWTRRPDGKGTWQGGEVHGVIAPGPRLVADPALGGLEANALPDPSDLPNNHLSYAVQWFSFALTALVIYAMVLRRKGRS; encoded by the coding sequence ATGCGCTCCATCCCCATTGTCTCCACGCTGGTCGTACTCCTGGCCGTCGGCGTGATGATCGCGCTTGGCCTCTGGCAGCTGGAGCGCCGCGAGGAGAAGGCCCAGCTGCTCGCGCACTACGCCGGGGCGGCAGGCCTCACGCAGGAGATCGCCTGGCCGAGGCAAGGTCCGGGCGCGCAGCTGCTCTATCGCCGCGCCCATCTCACCTGCACCGCCGTGACCGCGACCAGCGCGGTGGCGGGCCGCAATCGCAACGACGAGACCGGCTTCGCGCGCACCGCGACCTGCGCGCTGGCAGGCGGCGGCGAGGCGCGGGTGGTGCTGGGCTGGACCCGGCGGCCCGATGGCAAGGGCACCTGGCAGGGCGGCGAGGTGCACGGCGTGATCGCGCCGGGCCCGCGTCTGGTGGCCGACCCGGCGCTGGGCGGACTCGAGGCGAACGCGCTTCCCGACCCGTCCGATCTGCCCAACAACCACCTCTCCTACGCGGTCCAGTGGTTCTCCTTTGCACTGACCGCGCTGGTCATTTACGCAATGGTCTTGCGCCGGAAGGGGCGTTCATGA
- a CDS encoding energy transducer TonB: MRAIAVLASISDAQAHDALRRLSPSSPWNADWAENACRLQRVFGTGDDLVLLRFSAFTPGSSFRTELSGQLAHVDGKGQKIGLSYLPDPSRKVGMRAGVDGPDKIPTLIFTSSFARDEVEQAEKLEMMKADANQHPNDFPDAVLAPALARDVTGMRLDFGTRQLELETGAFDKALAALNRCADNLLKTWGIDPEINRLVVTPAKLRDNQAFVRKIQFQYPLNLARQNEIGLVSAVVTVDGDGKATSCRVPQSLNDKRFDDLVCEELMRTQYEPARLADGMPVVSYYSLTVHYPM; the protein is encoded by the coding sequence ATGCGGGCAATCGCTGTGCTCGCCTCAATCAGCGACGCTCAGGCCCATGATGCGCTGCGTAGATTGTCGCCCAGTTCGCCCTGGAACGCGGATTGGGCCGAAAATGCTTGCAGATTGCAGCGTGTGTTCGGCACGGGAGATGATCTCGTCCTGCTGCGCTTTTCGGCCTTTACGCCGGGTTCGAGTTTCCGAACAGAACTGTCAGGTCAGCTCGCACATGTTGATGGAAAGGGACAAAAAATCGGATTGTCCTATCTGCCGGACCCCAGTCGAAAGGTGGGGATGCGGGCGGGCGTAGATGGTCCCGACAAGATCCCCACTCTCATTTTCACCAGCTCGTTTGCCCGCGATGAGGTTGAACAGGCTGAGAAATTGGAGATGATGAAAGCTGATGCAAACCAGCATCCGAACGATTTCCCCGATGCGGTCCTAGCTCCGGCACTGGCCCGAGACGTGACCGGTATGAGACTTGATTTCGGCACCCGACAGTTGGAGCTCGAAACGGGGGCCTTCGACAAAGCCCTTGCCGCCTTAAATCGCTGTGCAGACAACCTGTTGAAGACGTGGGGCATCGATCCCGAGATCAATCGGCTCGTCGTAACGCCCGCCAAGCTCAGGGACAATCAAGCCTTTGTGCGTAAGATTCAGTTTCAATATCCCTTGAATCTTGCGCGGCAGAACGAAATTGGGCTGGTCAGTGCCGTCGTCACAGTCGACGGCGATGGCAAAGCGACCAGTTGCAGGGTCCCTCAGTCGCTTAATGATAAGCGCTTCGATGATCTCGTCTGCGAGGAACTTATGCGAACTCAGTACGAACCAGCTCGATTGGCTGATGGCATGCCGGTTGTAAGCTATTACAGCTTGACGGTCCACTATCCCATGTGA
- the ctaD gene encoding cytochrome c oxidase subunit I, whose amino-acid sequence MATTADQFQGHVADHGHDHGHDHPGFFARWFMSTNHKDIGTMYLIFAIIAGIIGGAFSGMMRVELAEPGIQYLDMFAKWFGAENPDFTTTLHTWNVLITAHGLIMVFFMVMPAIIGGFGNWFVPIMIGAPDMAFPRMNNISFWLTVAGFVSLLCSAFVPGGTGLGAGTGWTVYAPLSTYGSPGPAVDFGIFALHLSGAGSIMGAINFITTIFNMRAPGMTLHKMPLFVWSVLVTAFLLLLSLPVLAAAITMLLTDRNFGTTFFDPAGGGDPVLYQHLFWFFGHPEVYIMILPGFGIISQIISTFSKKPVFGYLGMAYAMVAIGVVGFIVWAHHMYSTGLSVNTKMYFTAATMVIAVPTGVKIFSWIATMWGGSMEFKSPMIWAIGFIFLFTVGGVTGVVLANGGVDDNLHDTYYVVAHFHYVLSLGAVTALFAGFYYWFPKMSGKMHSEFLSYVHFAVFFVGVNMIFFPMHFLGMQGMPRRYPDYPEAFTYWNHIATIGYMVMAASLVVWFVNIAYAFLAGRKAEDNYWGEGATTLEWTLTSPPPFHQFETLPVIEEAAHH is encoded by the coding sequence ATGGCAACCACCGCAGACCAGTTCCAGGGCCACGTCGCAGACCACGGCCACGATCACGGGCATGACCACCCGGGCTTCTTCGCCCGCTGGTTCATGTCGACCAACCACAAGGACATCGGCACGATGTACCTGATCTTCGCGATCATCGCGGGGATCATCGGCGGCGCCTTCTCGGGGATGATGCGCGTCGAGCTCGCCGAGCCCGGCATCCAGTACCTCGACATGTTCGCCAAGTGGTTCGGGGCCGAGAATCCCGATTTCACCACCACGCTCCACACCTGGAACGTGCTGATTACCGCGCACGGCCTGATCATGGTCTTCTTCATGGTCATGCCCGCGATCATCGGCGGCTTTGGCAACTGGTTCGTGCCGATCATGATCGGCGCGCCGGACATGGCCTTCCCGCGCATGAACAACATCTCGTTCTGGCTGACCGTGGCGGGCTTCGTCTCGCTCTTGTGCTCGGCCTTCGTACCGGGCGGTACGGGGCTTGGTGCGGGGACCGGCTGGACGGTCTATGCGCCGCTCTCGACCTACGGTTCGCCCGGACCTGCCGTCGATTTCGGCATCTTCGCGCTGCACCTTTCGGGTGCGGGCTCGATCATGGGCGCGATCAACTTCATCACCACCATCTTCAACATGCGCGCGCCGGGCATGACGCTGCACAAGATGCCGCTGTTCGTGTGGTCGGTGCTGGTCACCGCGTTCCTGCTGCTGCTCTCGCTGCCGGTCCTGGCCGCGGCCATCACCATGCTGCTGACCGACCGCAACTTCGGCACGACCTTCTTCGATCCCGCCGGCGGCGGTGATCCGGTGCTCTACCAGCACCTGTTCTGGTTCTTCGGCCACCCCGAAGTCTACATCATGATCCTGCCCGGCTTCGGCATCATCTCGCAGATCATCTCGACCTTCTCGAAGAAGCCGGTCTTCGGCTACCTCGGCATGGCCTACGCCATGGTCGCGATCGGCGTCGTCGGCTTCATCGTGTGGGCGCACCACATGTATTCGACCGGCCTTTCGGTGAACACCAAGATGTACTTCACCGCGGCCACCATGGTCATCGCGGTGCCGACCGGCGTGAAGATCTTCTCGTGGATCGCCACGATGTGGGGCGGCTCGATGGAGTTCAAGAGCCCGATGATCTGGGCCATCGGCTTCATCTTCCTGTTCACCGTGGGCGGCGTCACCGGCGTCGTGCTCGCGAACGGCGGTGTCGACGACAACCTGCACGACACCTACTACGTCGTCGCGCACTTCCACTACGTGCTCTCGCTGGGCGCGGTGACCGCGCTCTTCGCCGGCTTCTACTACTGGTTCCCGAAGATGAGCGGCAAGATGCACTCGGAGTTCCTCTCCTACGTGCACTTCGCGGTGTTCTTCGTGGGCGTGAACATGATCTTCTTCCCCATGCACTTCCTGGGGATGCAGGGCATGCCGCGCCGCTACCCGGACTACCCGGAAGCCTTCACCTACTGGAACCACATCGCGACGATCGGCTACATGGTCATGGCCGCCTCGCTGGTCGTGTGGTTCGTGAACATTGCCTACGCCTTCCTCGCGGGCCGCAAGGCCGAGGACAATTACTGGGGCGAGGGTGCGACGACGCTGGAATGGACGCTGACCAGCCCGCCGCCGTTCCACCAGTTCGAGACCCTTCCGGTCATCGAAGAGGCCGCGCACCACTGA
- a CDS encoding cytochrome c oxidase subunit 3 has translation MAGTKNHDYHILPPDIAPLATTLGALIFTSGMVLFMHDMPGGAFVPWMGLALLIASMWMWFSKIVHEARAGDHTPVVQLHQRYGMILFIASEVMFFVGWFWAFFDFSLFPSTLTEVVDGQWPPKAIEAVMDPFALPLLNTLILLTSGTTVTWAHHSLIHGDREGLKKGLWATIALGVLFSAIQGYEYLHAPFGFGGNTYGSAFYMATGFHGFHVIVGTIFLAVCLVRSYQGDFTPRQHFGFEAAAWYWHFVDVVWLFLFVAVYIWGGWGYPTH, from the coding sequence ATGGCCGGTACCAAGAACCACGATTACCACATCCTGCCGCCGGACATCGCGCCGCTGGCGACCACGCTGGGCGCGCTGATCTTCACCTCGGGCATGGTGCTGTTCATGCACGACATGCCCGGCGGTGCCTTCGTGCCGTGGATGGGCTTGGCGCTCCTCATCGCCTCGATGTGGATGTGGTTCTCCAAGATCGTCCACGAAGCGCGCGCAGGTGACCATACCCCGGTCGTCCAGTTGCACCAGCGCTACGGCATGATCCTGTTCATCGCCTCGGAGGTGATGTTCTTTGTCGGCTGGTTCTGGGCCTTCTTCGATTTCTCGCTGTTCCCCTCCACTCTTACCGAGGTGGTGGACGGACAGTGGCCGCCCAAGGCGATCGAGGCGGTCATGGATCCCTTCGCGCTGCCGCTGCTCAACACGCTGATCCTGCTGACCTCGGGCACCACGGTGACCTGGGCCCACCACTCGCTGATCCACGGCGACCGTGAGGGCCTCAAGAAGGGCCTGTGGGCGACGATTGCGCTGGGCGTCCTGTTCAGCGCGATCCAGGGCTACGAATACCTGCACGCGCCGTTCGGCTTTGGCGGCAACACCTATGGTTCGGCCTTCTACATGGCGACCGGCTTCCATGGCTTCCACGTCATCGTCGGCACCATCTTCCTCGCCGTGTGCCTCGTGCGCAGCTACCAGGGCGACTTCACGCCGCGCCAGCACTTCGGCTTCGAGGCCGCGGCCTGGTACTGGCACTTCGTCGACGTGGTGTGGCTGTTCCTCTTCGTCGCGGTCTACATCTGGGGCGGCTGGGGCTATCCCACGCACTGA
- a CDS encoding class I SAM-dependent methyltransferase — protein sequence MATLLTSPVLMIGEGWDDYGLVDSGHGRKLERYGARRFVRPEPQAMWSPRTETWDADGEFVPGSDEDGGGKWLFDRDVPREGWPLAWNEVAFTASCTPFRHLGFFPDMAPVWDWMRAQLAGRDDAETMNLFGYTGVGTLALSAHGRVTHVDASKKSVAQARENAALAGLEDRPVRWMIDDAAKFAAREVRRGRRYDGIILDPPKFGRGPGGETWRLEENLPELLSNCRQLLDGDSRFLFLTVYAVRMSSLALAGLMDELFTDLPGTIEHGDLSVREDGEGRLLPTAIFARWSNPA from the coding sequence ATGGCAACGCTCTTAACATCCCCCGTCCTGATGATCGGCGAAGGCTGGGACGACTACGGCCTCGTCGACTCGGGCCACGGCCGCAAGCTCGAACGCTATGGCGCGCGCCGCTTCGTGCGGCCCGAACCGCAGGCGATGTGGAGCCCGCGCACCGAGACCTGGGATGCCGACGGCGAATTCGTTCCCGGCTCGGACGAAGATGGCGGGGGCAAGTGGCTCTTCGACCGCGACGTCCCGCGCGAAGGCTGGCCGCTCGCCTGGAACGAGGTGGCCTTCACCGCCAGCTGCACGCCGTTTCGCCACCTCGGCTTCTTCCCGGACATGGCGCCGGTGTGGGACTGGATGCGCGCGCAACTGGCCGGGCGCGACGATGCCGAGACGATGAACCTGTTCGGCTACACCGGCGTGGGCACGCTGGCGCTCTCCGCGCATGGCCGCGTCACCCACGTCGATGCCTCGAAGAAGTCGGTCGCACAGGCGCGCGAGAACGCCGCGCTGGCAGGCCTTGAGGATCGCCCGGTGCGCTGGATGATCGACGATGCCGCCAAGTTCGCCGCGCGCGAAGTGCGCCGTGGCCGCCGCTACGACGGCATCATCCTCGATCCACCCAAGTTCGGCCGCGGCCCCGGTGGCGAGACCTGGCGCCTTGAAGAGAACCTGCCCGAGCTCCTCTCGAACTGCCGCCAGCTGCTCGACGGCGACAGCCGCTTCCTGTTCCTCACCGTCTACGCGGTGCGCATGTCCTCGCTCGCGCTGGCCGGGCTGATGGATGAACTCTTCACAGACCTCCCGGGCACCATCGAACACGGCGACCTCTCCGTGCGCGAGGACGGCGAAGGCCGCCTCCTCCCCACCGCCATCTTCGCGCGCTGGTCGAACCCGGCGTAA
- a CDS encoding MoaD/ThiS family protein: MALNMVFLGKLEDLAGCGAREVELTGTLDDAIDSLGPQLASALREPRVKLAVNGILLQDRDAPVLRDGDEIAFLPPVSGG, encoded by the coding sequence ATGGCGCTCAACATGGTGTTTCTGGGCAAGCTCGAAGACTTGGCGGGCTGCGGCGCGCGCGAAGTGGAACTGACAGGTACGCTCGATGACGCGATCGACAGCCTCGGTCCCCAGCTGGCGAGCGCCCTGCGCGAACCGCGCGTGAAGCTCGCCGTCAACGGCATCCTGCTTCAGGACCGGGACGCGCCGGTGCTGCGCGATGGCGACGAAATCGCCTTCCTGCCCCCGGTCTCCGGCGGATGA